A genomic stretch from Sinorhizobium terangae includes:
- the purD gene encoding phosphoribosylamine--glycine ligase: MKVLLIGSGGREHALAWKIAQSPKLTALYAAPGNPGIAEEATIVALDVDNQQAVVDFCQRTAIDFVVVGPEAPLVAGLADTLRAAGIAVFGPSAAAAQLEGSKGFTKDLCAKYGIPTGAYKRFTEADAAKAYVREQGAPIVIKADGLAAGKGVTVAMTLDEALAAIEECFAGAFGSAGAEVVVEAYLDGEEASFFCLCDGKNALPLASAQDHKRVGDGDTGPNTGGMGAYSPAPVMTAEMVERTMREIIEPTMRGMADSGYPFTGVFFAGLMITRKGPELIEYNVRFGDPECQVLMMRMKSDLLPLLHAAATGTLSEMSVDWRDEAALTVVMASRGYPGAYEKNTPITALPDESATTKVFHAGTAMKDDQLVATGGRVLNVTAMGESVSEAKDAAYATLRGVSWENGFYRHDIGWRAVARETA; the protein is encoded by the coding sequence ATGAAGGTTCTTCTGATCGGATCGGGCGGACGCGAACATGCGCTTGCGTGGAAAATCGCACAATCGCCGAAACTGACCGCGCTTTATGCCGCACCGGGAAATCCCGGTATCGCCGAAGAAGCGACGATCGTCGCCCTTGATGTCGACAACCAGCAGGCTGTGGTCGACTTCTGCCAGCGGACTGCGATCGATTTCGTCGTTGTCGGCCCCGAGGCGCCACTTGTCGCGGGGCTCGCGGACACGCTCCGCGCCGCAGGCATTGCGGTCTTCGGCCCGTCTGCTGCCGCTGCCCAACTCGAAGGCTCCAAGGGCTTCACCAAAGATCTCTGCGCGAAATACGGCATTCCGACGGGCGCCTACAAACGCTTCACCGAGGCGGATGCGGCCAAGGCCTATGTGCGGGAGCAAGGTGCTCCGATCGTGATCAAGGCCGACGGGCTCGCCGCCGGCAAGGGCGTAACCGTCGCCATGACGCTTGACGAGGCCCTCGCTGCAATCGAAGAGTGCTTTGCCGGCGCCTTCGGGTCAGCCGGTGCCGAGGTGGTCGTCGAGGCCTATCTCGACGGAGAGGAAGCGAGCTTCTTCTGTCTCTGCGACGGCAAGAACGCCCTGCCGCTCGCCTCGGCGCAGGATCACAAGCGCGTCGGCGACGGCGACACGGGGCCGAACACCGGCGGCATGGGCGCCTATTCGCCGGCGCCGGTAATGACGGCGGAAATGGTCGAGCGCACGATGAGGGAGATCATCGAGCCGACGATGCGCGGCATGGCCGACAGCGGCTATCCGTTCACCGGCGTCTTTTTCGCCGGACTGATGATCACGAGAAAGGGCCCGGAACTCATCGAATACAATGTCCGCTTCGGTGACCCCGAGTGCCAGGTGCTTATGATGCGTATGAAGAGCGATCTGTTGCCGCTGCTTCACGCGGCAGCGACGGGAACGCTTAGCGAGATGAGCGTGGACTGGCGCGACGAGGCGGCGCTGACTGTCGTCATGGCCTCGCGAGGATATCCGGGCGCCTACGAGAAGAACACGCCGATCACTGCCCTCCCCGACGAATCCGCAACGACAAAGGTGTTCCATGCCGGCACGGCGATGAAGGACGATCAGTTGGTCGCGACCGGCGGCCGCGTGCTCAATGTCACGGCGATGGGCGAAAGCGTCAGCGAGGCTAAGGACGCTGCCTACGCGACGTTGCGCGGCGTCTCATGGGAAAACGGATT